A genomic stretch from Kineosporia corallincola includes:
- a CDS encoding NACHT domain-containing protein: MLARTFRVFVSSPFTEQIAAERRQLRRLAFDPLARECARRGVHFQPVDLRWGISPQASHDQRTMDVCLGEVERCRQASPELNFLYLGARRRGWLPVPTTVPHADMERLRGHFTGHERLLVDRWYQLDLNALPHAYRLMPRTGPEQNREAWRQTEETLHQAFAHASQNLDPRDRGRYRRSATEQEVDAALPAEGPAPGMFAVMNAAGDAPAWELDEYVRARVDPGQVFDRDPATTPEAVAGIVHTWFLERIEHTLATGATVPALVAVPGTGPGTGPDLVARGRELARLAAFADEPGPGLMTVDGEAGTGKTALITAACASSRSPGTLTVLRLLGTGPRTSDLLSVLKDLVHELAVGLGGKSRPLVTYDKTVEAFHELLEQADRPVRLYIDALDQLSDVHRPHDLLWLPDPLPRHVRIVLSTRDARSLRGSSRQHQHLRLTGLSRSDGARLLRRWLGETGRTLQPGQAGPLLDAFAVEGRPLWMRLAVQEAGTWTSQQVPAGLPPQLDALITRLYERLSAAKAHGPALVGRALGLLAASGAGLTEQEMLDALSHDATVMGEARSRSHARWQEEIDEQPPQVPTVLWALLRSDLQAYLTTRDDDGLGLLSFFHRELTDQAARTRPYAEDPSLVHASLAEMFWRRARPGGTWQTGDPRALQQIVVHLIASGQDDRQTEVLTDPQYLECAAEAVGVSEAADDQGFRRFGGVRTCAGRLAELNRARGNTSGLPVDLADALRAETDLLELRPGLFWQQIAGRMRFGPPAAVEWVKKEEERRAGNGERWLEPVVAHREPRGLEQMLRAHPRGSSCGLSEDAKLLVTGSYENSAHLWDARNGTWLASLGRHGSRVSGCAVTGDPDAPAIVTVERDGVIRRRRWDGLRAVALDQVRLPLAGRVQNTSFGHGETVAVTDGHACHLWRPGWEETRALPGTVLAQACSVARSSPTVVVGTLDGRLHRYDLADGTQVRAPHQQAYEIRHCAVDSEGRRVLTGGRGGEMQLWTEDLRPDGPSLPRFDTETAIGLLSLAVDDDFRIAVAGLMNGIVLVYDLRERSLVAASKRHGLATEGVTISPDGRLAASIGQNGVALVWRPQPDAVAEPEDTYSHAVQLIEFFDDARTVVVLDAYGYLHTVEAETGRRRGTVLTARDICMDATRVGDVIVTLENGGTIHRHLMNHGEPQPLPDMLHPGAEHCCAVGADQVATDAPDGQVVVWDVRTGRPRHRLAAGPGRVRLAGADGLLLVAGSAHLDLFDTGTGRAHRLELPEPCTTTAAHLERVGDAHVAAIGTADGRVLTWWFRQGWGAAIEQDGRHGAQVLRLAGGPADRPITSAGWDGRIGQWGTSGGQVRWLEGHAGPVRCAHPAGADLLVSAADDKTVRIWAGGRQIGLLPMEFDAAWAQVHRPTGLLVAGDQGGNHVLFRMRPEDGWWG, from the coding sequence ATGCTGGCCCGCACGTTCCGGGTGTTCGTCAGTTCCCCCTTCACCGAGCAGATCGCGGCCGAACGCCGGCAGCTGCGCCGTCTGGCCTTCGATCCCCTGGCCCGCGAATGCGCCCGGCGGGGTGTGCACTTCCAGCCGGTCGACCTGCGCTGGGGCATCAGCCCGCAGGCATCGCACGACCAGCGCACCATGGATGTCTGCCTCGGCGAGGTGGAGCGGTGCCGCCAGGCGTCACCGGAACTGAACTTCCTCTACCTCGGTGCCCGCCGTCGCGGCTGGCTCCCGGTCCCCACCACGGTGCCGCACGCCGACATGGAGCGGTTGCGCGGGCACTTCACCGGCCACGAACGTCTGCTGGTGGACCGCTGGTACCAGCTGGACCTCAACGCACTGCCTCACGCCTACCGGCTGATGCCACGCACCGGCCCTGAGCAGAACCGGGAGGCCTGGCGGCAGACGGAAGAGACGCTGCACCAGGCCTTCGCACACGCCTCGCAGAACCTGGATCCGCGCGACCGCGGCCGTTACCGGCGTTCGGCGACCGAGCAGGAGGTCGATGCCGCCCTGCCCGCCGAGGGCCCGGCACCGGGGATGTTCGCCGTGATGAACGCCGCCGGCGACGCCCCTGCCTGGGAGCTCGACGAGTACGTGCGCGCTCGGGTGGACCCCGGTCAGGTCTTCGACAGAGACCCGGCGACCACCCCCGAAGCGGTCGCCGGTATCGTCCACACCTGGTTCCTCGAGCGCATCGAGCACACGCTCGCGACCGGGGCCACCGTTCCCGCCCTCGTCGCCGTGCCCGGCACCGGCCCCGGCACCGGCCCGGACCTGGTCGCCCGCGGCCGGGAGCTCGCCCGGCTGGCCGCGTTCGCCGACGAGCCGGGCCCCGGTCTGATGACGGTGGACGGCGAGGCGGGCACGGGTAAGACCGCGCTGATCACGGCTGCGTGCGCGAGCTCGCGGTCACCGGGCACCCTGACCGTCCTGCGCCTGCTGGGGACCGGCCCGCGCACCAGTGACCTGCTGAGTGTGCTGAAGGATCTGGTGCACGAGCTCGCCGTCGGCCTCGGCGGGAAGAGCCGACCGCTGGTGACCTACGACAAGACGGTCGAGGCCTTCCACGAGCTGCTGGAGCAGGCGGACCGCCCGGTCCGCCTGTACATCGACGCTCTGGACCAGCTGTCGGACGTCCACCGTCCGCACGACCTGCTCTGGCTTCCCGACCCGCTGCCCCGCCACGTCCGGATCGTGCTCAGCACCCGCGACGCCCGATCTCTGCGCGGCTCGTCGCGCCAGCACCAGCACCTGCGACTGACCGGACTGTCGCGGTCCGACGGCGCTCGGTTGCTGCGCCGGTGGCTCGGTGAGACCGGCCGGACCCTCCAGCCCGGGCAGGCCGGCCCACTTCTGGACGCGTTCGCGGTCGAGGGCCGTCCGTTGTGGATGCGTCTGGCCGTGCAGGAGGCCGGCACCTGGACCTCACAGCAGGTTCCCGCGGGGCTTCCCCCACAGCTGGATGCCCTGATCACCCGCCTGTACGAGCGGCTTTCGGCGGCGAAGGCGCACGGGCCCGCGCTCGTCGGCCGGGCTCTGGGGCTGCTCGCCGCCTCCGGCGCCGGCCTGACCGAGCAGGAGATGCTCGACGCTCTCTCCCACGACGCGACCGTGATGGGCGAGGCGAGATCGCGCAGCCATGCGCGGTGGCAGGAGGAGATCGACGAGCAGCCACCGCAGGTACCCACGGTGCTGTGGGCCCTGTTGCGCTCGGACCTCCAGGCCTACCTGACCACCCGCGACGACGACGGCCTGGGGCTGCTGTCGTTCTTCCACCGCGAGCTGACCGATCAGGCCGCGCGAACCCGGCCGTACGCGGAGGACCCGTCGCTGGTGCACGCGTCGCTGGCCGAGATGTTCTGGCGCCGGGCCCGGCCCGGCGGGACCTGGCAGACCGGTGACCCGCGCGCCCTCCAGCAGATCGTGGTGCACCTGATCGCCTCCGGGCAGGACGACCGGCAGACCGAGGTGCTCACCGACCCGCAGTACCTGGAGTGCGCGGCCGAGGCCGTCGGGGTCAGTGAGGCGGCCGACGACCAGGGCTTTCGACGGTTCGGCGGGGTCCGCACGTGCGCCGGCCGGCTCGCAGAACTGAACCGGGCCCGGGGGAACACCTCCGGGCTGCCGGTGGACCTCGCGGACGCCCTACGGGCCGAGACGGACCTGCTGGAGTTACGGCCGGGCCTGTTCTGGCAGCAGATCGCCGGCCGCATGCGGTTCGGGCCACCGGCCGCCGTGGAATGGGTGAAGAAGGAGGAGGAACGCCGGGCGGGCAACGGCGAGCGCTGGCTGGAGCCGGTCGTCGCGCACCGGGAACCCCGGGGGCTCGAGCAGATGCTGCGGGCTCACCCTCGCGGCAGCAGCTGCGGCCTGTCCGAGGACGCGAAGCTGCTGGTGACCGGCTCCTACGAGAACTCCGCCCACCTGTGGGACGCGCGCAACGGCACCTGGCTGGCCTCGCTCGGCCGGCACGGATCCCGGGTGTCCGGCTGCGCGGTGACCGGAGATCCCGATGCCCCGGCGATCGTCACCGTGGAACGGGACGGCGTGATCCGGCGCCGGCGGTGGGACGGGCTGCGGGCCGTGGCGCTGGACCAGGTCCGTCTCCCCCTGGCCGGCCGGGTGCAGAACACCTCGTTCGGCCACGGCGAGACGGTGGCCGTGACCGACGGCCATGCCTGCCACCTGTGGCGACCCGGCTGGGAGGAGACCCGCGCGCTACCCGGGACCGTTCTGGCGCAGGCCTGTTCGGTAGCCAGGTCATCGCCCACGGTCGTGGTCGGCACCCTGGACGGCCGGCTCCACCGGTACGACCTCGCCGACGGCACCCAGGTTCGGGCCCCGCACCAGCAGGCGTACGAGATCCGGCACTGCGCGGTCGATTCCGAGGGACGGCGGGTTCTCACCGGCGGCCGGGGCGGTGAGATGCAGCTGTGGACCGAGGATCTGCGCCCCGACGGGCCGTCGCTACCGCGCTTCGACACGGAAACCGCCATCGGGCTCTTGTCCCTGGCGGTGGACGACGACTTCAGGATCGCCGTGGCGGGCCTGATGAACGGCATCGTTCTGGTCTACGATCTGCGGGAACGTTCACTCGTCGCGGCCTCCAAGCGGCACGGGCTCGCCACCGAGGGCGTGACGATCAGCCCGGACGGCAGGCTCGCGGCCTCCATCGGCCAGAACGGTGTCGCGCTGGTGTGGCGACCGCAACCCGATGCCGTCGCAGAACCGGAAGACACCTACTCCCACGCCGTCCAGCTGATCGAGTTCTTCGACGACGCCCGGACCGTCGTCGTGCTGGACGCCTACGGCTACCTGCACACCGTGGAGGCGGAGACCGGCCGGAGACGAGGCACGGTACTGACCGCCAGGGACATCTGCATGGACGCCACCCGGGTCGGCGACGTGATCGTGACGCTGGAGAACGGCGGCACGATTCACCGCCACCTGATGAATCATGGCGAACCGCAGCCGCTTCCGGACATGCTGCATCCGGGGGCCGAGCACTGTTGCGCGGTGGGCGCGGACCAGGTGGCGACGGATGCCCCCGACGGTCAGGTCGTCGTCTGGGACGTCCGCACCGGCCGCCCGCGCCATCGTCTCGCCGCCGGCCCCGGCCGTGTCCGTCTGGCCGGGGCGGACGGCCTGCTGCTGGTGGCCGGGTCCGCCCATCTCGATCTGTTCGACACCGGGACCGGGAGAGCGCACCGGCTGGAGCTCCCGGAACCGTGCACCACGACCGCCGCGCATCTGGAACGGGTGGGGGACGCACACGTCGCGGCGATCGGCACGGCCGACGGCCGGGTGCTGACCTGGTGGTTCCGGCAGGGCTGGGGCGCGGCGATCGAGCAGGACGGGAGGCACGGGGCCCAGGTGCTCCGGCTGGCCGGCGGTCCGGCCGACCGGCCGATCACCTCGGCCGGATGGGACGGCCGCATCGGCCAGTGGGGTACCTCCGGCGGGCAGGTGCGCTGGCTCGAAGGGCACGCCGGGCCGGTGCGATGCGCCCACCCCGCCGGCGCGGATCTACTGGTCTCCGCCGCCGACGACAAGACCGTGCGGATCTGGGCCGGCGGGCGCCAGATCGGCCTGCTGCCCATGGAGTTCGACGCGGCCTGGGCACAGGTGCACCGGCCCACGGGTCTG
- a CDS encoding excalibur calcium-binding domain-containing protein, whose amino-acid sequence MKRIATISVTALCLSMLGLAGASAAEAGTIAPAAAAKKYKNCTALHQDYEHGLRKKGAKDKVRGKTAPVATRLIPVRTKIYNANTKLDRDKDGVACEAR is encoded by the coding sequence ATGAAGCGCATTGCAACAATCAGTGTCACCGCTCTGTGCCTGAGCATGCTCGGCCTGGCCGGCGCGAGTGCCGCCGAGGCCGGAACCATCGCCCCCGCGGCGGCGGCGAAGAAGTACAAGAACTGCACCGCCCTGCACCAGGACTACGAGCACGGCCTGCGCAAGAAGGGCGCCAAGGACAAGGTGCGCGGTAAGACCGCCCCGGTCGCCACCAGGCTGATCCCGGTCCGCACCAAGATCTACAACGCCAACACCAAGCTCGACCGCGACAAGGACGGCGTGGCCTGCGAGGCTCGCTGA